Proteins encoded together in one Bombus affinis isolate iyBomAffi1 chromosome 2, iyBomAffi1.2, whole genome shotgun sequence window:
- the LOC126925041 gene encoding DNA-directed RNA polymerase III subunit RPC4, with protein sequence MSSDKSDATSNSLPSNIQIKVEPGTSLPVPIQNIKTEPGLSATTRLTSFRLPRDLTLGGNIKTEKSKKVYIPNLNAQRNKKKEDLTQNDSAKTSIGRDYNRGRGRGIADRGRDRGRGRGSSNLIQSSGIWSTGIVSTPGKRNSSGTRDSDRSAQVCLEKPKLELNRSVDKTEEEEKVKLLLRDDFVDDGEPINFDNGPVILPMIKGKLYKEDTKVAIEKEEEEEIDRKPIILENGEILPPKKECKLKIPKPDVETKDESLESIPKIIENKANSYILMQFPDCLPGLVSGVEDTRPTRSNIANYEKQNESKQQTEFCTLNSLKPGILGKLQILKSGKARLLLGENNLIVDVGSHLSFRHDLIAAKVDTENLIGDLINLGPVTSTLICSPDWESMLAKL encoded by the exons ATGTCTTCTGACAAGTCTGACGCTACAAGCAATTCACTTCCATCAAATATCCAAATAAAGGTAGAACCTGGGACATCTTTGCCTGTACCTATACAAAACATTAAAACAGAACCTGGTTTATCAGCTACTACTAGATTAACTTCTTTCCGTTTGCCAAGAGATCTAACATTGGGGGGTAACATTAAGACTGAAAAATCCAAGAAAGTATATATACCAAATTTAAATGCTcagagaaataagaaaaaaga AGACTTAACGCAAAATGATTCCGCAAAGACAAGCATAGGTAGAGACTATAATAGAGGACGTGGCAGAGGTATTGCAGATAGGGGACGCGACAGAGGACGTGGAAGGGGATCTAGCAATCTGATTcaa TCTAGTGGCATTTGGTCTACGGGGATAGTGAGTACACCAGGAAAACGCAATAGCAGTGGAACTAGGGATAGTGATAGAAGTGCTCAAGTATGTCTAGAAAAACCAAAATTAGAATTGAACCGTAGTGTTGATAAAactgaagaagaagaaaaagtaaaGTTACTGCTAAGAGATGATTTCGTCGATGATGGAGAACCTATAAACTTTGATAATGGACCAGTTATTTTGCCAATGATCAAAG GAAAGTTATACAAAGAAGACACTAAAGTAGCAATTGaaaaagaggaggaagaagaaataGATAGGAAACCCATTATTTTGGAAAATGGAGAGA TATTACCACCAAAGAAAGAATGTAAACTTAAGATACCCAAACCTGATGTAGAAACAAAAGATGAAAGTTTAGAAAGCATTCCTAAGATTATTGAAAATAAAGCAAACTCATATATTTTAATGCAG TTTCCAGATTGTTTACCAGGTTTAGTAAGTGGTGTAGAAGATACTAGACCAACTCGATCAAATATTGCAAATTACGAAAAGCAGAATGAAAGTAAACAACAAACGGAATTTTGTactttaaatagtttaaaaccTGGTATTTTAGGGAAGTTACAGATATTGAAATCGGGTAAAGCACGCTTATTACTGggagaaaataatttaattgttgaTGTTGGGTCACATCTTAGTTTTAGGCAT GATCTTATTGCCGCAAAAGTGGATACCGAAAATTTAATCGGTGATCTTATTAATCTGGGTCCAGTAACCAGTACGCTGATATGTTCGCCTGATTGGGAATCAATGTTGGCcaaattataa